Proteins found in one Salminus brasiliensis chromosome 13, fSalBra1.hap2, whole genome shotgun sequence genomic segment:
- the rcn2 gene encoding reticulocalbin-2 isoform X1 produces the protein MLKLKQQQQHVVLLSLALCCASGDKALNADHLNAHQRLHEHNANAFLDAEDQVDIKKLSPSDQRKKMVEIVRRIDTDSDKYLSSEEITLWIQKVYRRYAMDDAKERFPGFDTNSDGLVSWDEYNMVMHGHSVEVDDNAVLGDPEEESLRFLHLKEKRRFDFADADGTSGLNVTEFLAFTHPSEVDHMSDFAIEDVLSEYDMDKDGFISLSEFIGDLKAKVCIPFLKESDEPSQWEAEETVRFKDLYDQNKDGKLNRDEQLRWVAPNSYGSAREEAVHLIMEMDQDGDERLSEAEILKNQGIFMNSEVTDYGRQLLVPHDEL, from the exons ATGCTGAAattgaaacaacaacaacaacatgtcGTACTCCTTTCACTGGCGCTGTGCTGTGCCTCAGGCGACAAAGCGCTGAACGCAGACCACCTCAATGCACACCAGCGCCTCCACGAACACAACGCCAACGCTTTTCTTGACGCTGAG gatCAAGTTGATATAAAGAAGCTTAGTCCATCTGATCAGAGGAAGAAAATGGTGGAGATAGTAAGGAGAATAGACACAGACTCGGACAAATACTTGAGTTCAG AGGAAATCACATTATGGATACAGAAAGTGTACAGACGATACGCAATGGATGATGCAAAGGAACGCTTTCCAGGCTTTGATACAAACAGTGATGGTCTGGTTTCTTGGGATGAATACAACATGGTTATGCACGGACACAGTGTTGAAGTAGATGACAATGCTGTTCTTGGGGATCCAGAAGAAGAATCTCTCAGATTT CTtcatttaaaagagaaaaggcgATTTGACTTTGCTGATGCAGATGGCACCTCCGGGTTGAACGTGACAGAATTTCTTGCATTTACACATCCATCGGAAGTAGATCACATGTCT GATTTTGCAATTGAAGATGTGTTGAGTGAGTATGACATGGACAAAGATGGATTCATCAGTCTAAGTGAATTCATTGGAGATCTCAAAGCAAAAG TTTGTATACCCTTTTTAAAAGAGAGTGATGAACCATCCCAGTGGGAGGCTGAGGAGACCGTTCGATTTAAAGACCTTTATGACCAGAACAAGGATGGCAAGCTAAACCGAGACGAGCAGCTGCGTTGGGTTGCCCCAAACAGTTATGGCTCAGCACGAGAAGAG GCTGTTCATCTTATCATGGAAATGGATCAGGATGGAGATGAACGGCTTTCAGAAGCAGAGATTTTGAAGAACCAGGGCATTTTCATGAATAGTGAAGTGACAGACTATGGCAGACAGCTCCTTGTGCCGCATGatgaattataa
- the rcn2 gene encoding reticulocalbin-2 isoform X2, whose amino-acid sequence MLKLKQQQQHVVLLSLALCCASGDKALNADHLNAHQRLHEHNANAFLDAEDQVDIKKLSPSDQRKKMVEIVRRIDTDSDKYLSSEEITLWIQKVYRRYAMDDAKERFPGFDTNSDGLVSWDEYNMVMHGHSVEVDDNAVLGDPEEESLRFLHLKEKRRFDFADADGTSGLNVTEFLAFTHPSEVDHMSDFAIEDVLSEYDMDKDGFISLSEFIGDLKAKESDEPSQWEAEETVRFKDLYDQNKDGKLNRDEQLRWVAPNSYGSAREEAVHLIMEMDQDGDERLSEAEILKNQGIFMNSEVTDYGRQLLVPHDEL is encoded by the exons ATGCTGAAattgaaacaacaacaacaacatgtcGTACTCCTTTCACTGGCGCTGTGCTGTGCCTCAGGCGACAAAGCGCTGAACGCAGACCACCTCAATGCACACCAGCGCCTCCACGAACACAACGCCAACGCTTTTCTTGACGCTGAG gatCAAGTTGATATAAAGAAGCTTAGTCCATCTGATCAGAGGAAGAAAATGGTGGAGATAGTAAGGAGAATAGACACAGACTCGGACAAATACTTGAGTTCAG AGGAAATCACATTATGGATACAGAAAGTGTACAGACGATACGCAATGGATGATGCAAAGGAACGCTTTCCAGGCTTTGATACAAACAGTGATGGTCTGGTTTCTTGGGATGAATACAACATGGTTATGCACGGACACAGTGTTGAAGTAGATGACAATGCTGTTCTTGGGGATCCAGAAGAAGAATCTCTCAGATTT CTtcatttaaaagagaaaaggcgATTTGACTTTGCTGATGCAGATGGCACCTCCGGGTTGAACGTGACAGAATTTCTTGCATTTACACATCCATCGGAAGTAGATCACATGTCT GATTTTGCAATTGAAGATGTGTTGAGTGAGTATGACATGGACAAAGATGGATTCATCAGTCTAAGTGAATTCATTGGAGATCTCAAAGCAAAAG AGAGTGATGAACCATCCCAGTGGGAGGCTGAGGAGACCGTTCGATTTAAAGACCTTTATGACCAGAACAAGGATGGCAAGCTAAACCGAGACGAGCAGCTGCGTTGGGTTGCCCCAAACAGTTATGGCTCAGCACGAGAAGAG GCTGTTCATCTTATCATGGAAATGGATCAGGATGGAGATGAACGGCTTTCAGAAGCAGAGATTTTGAAGAACCAGGGCATTTTCATGAATAGTGAAGTGACAGACTATGGCAGACAGCTCCTTGTGCCGCATGatgaattataa